The proteins below are encoded in one region of Deltaproteobacteria bacterium:
- a CDS encoding dipeptide ABC transporter ATP-binding protein gives MSENGNLVEVKNLKKFFPVHTHFFSREKIFVQAVVGVNLTIHRGETLGLVGESGCGKSTLGRLILRLEEPTEGQIFFEGDDILRYSSERLRQLRRQMQIIFQDPYSSLNPRKTVGSIIGEPLIIHNIGTKKERAERVLKLMEVVGLRPEHINRYPHEFSGGQRQRIGIARALALNPKLIIADEPVSALDVSIQAQVLNLLEDLQEEFHLTYLFIAHDLHVVEHISDRVAVMHLGRIAELAKSEDLYRSPKHPYTQALLSANPIPDPTLERKRILLQGEVPSPIHPPSGCNFHTRCPHRFELCDQEVPQFKEIEPNHWVACYLCGPNE, from the coding sequence ATGAGTGAAAACGGCAACCTCGTTGAAGTCAAAAATCTAAAAAAATTCTTTCCGGTACACACCCATTTTTTCTCGCGAGAGAAAATTTTCGTCCAGGCTGTGGTGGGAGTGAACCTAACCATCCACCGGGGAGAAACGCTGGGCCTGGTCGGAGAATCCGGCTGCGGGAAATCAACGCTGGGCAGGCTGATCCTTCGGCTGGAGGAGCCCACTGAGGGGCAGATTTTTTTCGAGGGGGACGACATCCTCCGTTACAGCTCCGAGCGCCTGCGCCAGCTCCGGCGGCAGATGCAGATCATCTTCCAGGATCCCTATTCTTCTTTGAACCCCCGGAAAACCGTGGGCTCGATCATCGGGGAACCTCTAATCATCCACAATATCGGCACCAAGAAAGAACGGGCGGAACGGGTCTTAAAGTTGATGGAAGTCGTGGGACTGAGGCCGGAGCACATCAACCGTTATCCTCATGAATTCAGCGGGGGCCAGCGGCAACGCATCGGCATCGCCAGGGCCCTGGCCTTGAACCCCAAGTTGATCATCGCCGATGAGCCCGTATCCGCCCTGGATGTTTCCATCCAGGCTCAAGTTCTGAACTTGTTGGAAGATCTGCAAGAGGAATTTCACCTGACCTATCTGTTCATCGCTCATGATCTCCACGTGGTGGAACACATCAGCGACCGGGTGGCCGTCATGCACCTGGGCCGGATCGCCGAGCTGGCTAAAAGTGAGGACCTCTACCGCAGCCCAAAGCACCCCTATACCCAGGCTTTGCTCTCGGCAAATCCCATTCCTGACCCCACCCTCGAACGCAAAAGGATCCTCCTGCAAGGAGAGGTGCCCAGTCCCATCCATCCGCCCTCGGGTTGCAACTTCCACACCCGTTGCCCCCATAGGTTTGAGCTTTGTGACCAGGAAGTCCCCCAGTTCAAGGAGATCGAGCCCAACCACTGGGTAGCCTGCTACCTTTGTGGCCCGAACGAATAA
- a CDS encoding ABC transporter ATP-binding protein: MGRENNTLLKIRNLNTYFFTDEGVAKAVDGVDLELEEGGTLGVVGESGCGKSVTALSIMRLVPDPPGRIVNGEIFFSGNNLLTLSEAEMRKIRGRSISMIFQEPMTSLNPVFQIGDQISEVLRLHEGLSRKEAWNRSIEMLKLVGIPSPERRVTEYPHQLSGGMRQRAMIAMALACSPKLMIADEPTTALDVTIQAQILELINRLQKEKGMSVILITHNLGVIAETARKVAVMYAGRIVEYTEVRPLFARPKHPYTQGLLQSIPRLDEHHGRKQRLEAIPGLVPSLLDLPPGCKFSNRCKYVFDRCEEEPQLIEGDRGHFVRCWLHERKFN, from the coding sequence ATGGGCCGTGAAAACAATACTTTATTAAAGATTCGCAACCTGAATACCTACTTCTTCACGGATGAAGGGGTGGCCAAAGCTGTTGATGGAGTGGACTTAGAGCTGGAAGAAGGAGGAACCCTGGGTGTAGTGGGGGAATCCGGTTGCGGCAAAAGCGTCACGGCGCTCTCCATCATGCGCCTCGTCCCGGACCCTCCGGGAAGGATTGTCAACGGGGAAATTTTCTTCAGCGGAAACAACCTGCTTACTCTTTCTGAAGCCGAGATGCGGAAGATCCGCGGCCGTTCTATTTCCATGATCTTCCAGGAACCTATGACCTCTCTGAATCCGGTTTTTCAGATCGGGGATCAGATCTCCGAAGTGCTGCGGCTGCATGAAGGGCTGTCCCGGAAGGAAGCCTGGAATCGCTCGATCGAGATGCTCAAGCTGGTCGGCATCCCCTCTCCCGAGCGCCGGGTGACGGAATACCCCCACCAGTTGAGCGGGGGTATGCGCCAGCGGGCGATGATCGCCATGGCCCTGGCCTGCAGCCCCAAGCTGATGATCGCCGATGAGCCCACTACGGCGTTGGATGTGACCATTCAGGCCCAGATTTTGGAACTCATCAATCGCCTGCAGAAAGAGAAAGGAATGTCCGTCATTCTGATCACCCACAATCTGGGAGTCATTGCCGAAACCGCCAGGAAAGTAGCCGTGATGTATGCCGGACGGATCGTTGAATACACCGAAGTTCGACCCCTGTTTGCCCGCCCGAAACATCCTTACACCCAGGGTTTGCTGCAATCGATCCCCCGGCTGGATGAACACCACGGCCGGAAACAAAGGCTGGAAGCGATCCCGGGTTTAGTCCCTTCGCTCCTGGATCTTCCCCCAGGGTGCAAGTTTTCTAATCGCTGCAAATATGTCTTCGATCGGTGTGAGGAAGAACCCCAGCTGATCGAAGGTGATCGGGGGCATTTCGTGCGTTGCTGGTTGCATGAACGAAAATTCAATTAG
- a CDS encoding IS630 family transposase: MASSRPVRLLFQDEGRFGRINDRRRCWAPLPSRPVVGHQVVREYVYVMTAVSPKDGRLASLVMPWVDSEVMSIFLSHTAQEFSDDLCIMLFDGAGWHRAHALRVPKNMVLIPLLPYSPELNPVEHIWDYLRDAFGNKTFNSLNEVVDLLCATINTLFHHPEMVRSMTCFDWINTLCLTSN, encoded by the coding sequence GGTCGCATTAACGACCGGAGGCGTTGTTGGGCTCCTCTGCCCAGCCGTCCCGTGGTAGGTCATCAAGTAGTTCGGGAGTATGTTTACGTGATGACTGCCGTAAGCCCTAAGGACGGTCGACTCGCCTCTTTGGTCATGCCGTGGGTTGACTCCGAAGTAATGTCCATTTTCTTATCCCATACGGCCCAAGAGTTCTCGGACGATTTATGCATTATGCTGTTTGACGGCGCTGGATGGCACCGGGCCCATGCTCTCCGCGTTCCGAAAAACATGGTCCTCATCCCCCTGTTGCCTTACAGCCCGGAACTTAACCCGGTGGAGCACATCTGGGACTATTTGAGAGACGCCTTTGGCAACAAGACGTTTAACTCCCTTAATGAGGTTGTGGATCTTCTTTGCGCAACCATCAACACCCTGTTCCATCACCCCGAAATGGTTCGTTCAATGACCTGTTTCGATTGGATAAATACTCTATGTTTGACGTCAAATTAG